The Thermoplasma acidophilum DSM 1728 genome includes a window with the following:
- the gcvT gene encoding glycine cleavage system aminomethyltransferase GcvT, giving the protein MRTVLYDEHAKLNAKFTEFNGWDMPLYYRSIIEEHMAVRKHVGIFDVSHMGDVTVSGKDASAFLDHMFPTKVSNLKNGECVYTAFLNDSGLMIDDTIVYRMGEDSYFFVPNAGTTEKIYRWVSDHSAGYSVKIENVSNRISSIALQGPESEEVLNELGFSYPGYFKFQYVSGKYMNAITGKDQIIISGTGYTGEKGVEFIIPNEHAVELWKKLLEAINKRNGLPAGLGARDTLRMEKGMLLSGHDFNEDRDPYEASVSFIVNNDEDFVGKKNLEIRRRSDHEIFRGFVLSDGIPRNGNPIKAGGKRVGTVTSGTISPVLNKGIALGYIDKAYSKENTEVMIEIRSVDHKAVVTKPRIVK; this is encoded by the coding sequence ATGAGGACTGTACTATATGATGAGCATGCAAAACTGAACGCAAAGTTCACCGAATTCAATGGATGGGATATGCCCCTTTACTACAGGAGCATAATCGAAGAGCATATGGCCGTCAGGAAGCATGTTGGCATATTTGATGTATCCCATATGGGCGACGTGACGGTAAGCGGAAAGGATGCTTCGGCCTTCCTTGACCACATGTTTCCAACGAAGGTAAGCAATCTGAAGAATGGAGAATGCGTTTACACAGCCTTCCTGAACGACAGCGGGCTGATGATAGATGACACGATAGTTTATAGGATGGGCGAAGATTCGTACTTCTTCGTTCCAAATGCGGGGACAACGGAAAAGATATACAGATGGGTGTCTGATCACTCCGCAGGATACAGCGTAAAGATAGAGAACGTATCTAACAGGATATCAAGCATAGCCCTTCAGGGCCCTGAATCTGAAGAAGTGCTGAATGAACTTGGATTTTCATATCCTGGATACTTCAAGTTTCAATACGTTTCAGGAAAGTACATGAATGCAATAACAGGTAAAGATCAAATTATTATATCAGGAACAGGTTACACCGGTGAGAAAGGAGTAGAATTCATAATACCGAACGAACACGCTGTTGAACTCTGGAAGAAACTGCTGGAAGCGATAAACAAAAGAAATGGGCTTCCGGCTGGCCTCGGTGCCAGAGATACCCTTCGAATGGAAAAGGGTATGCTGCTCTCAGGCCATGATTTCAATGAAGACAGAGATCCATATGAAGCTTCAGTATCATTCATCGTCAACAACGATGAAGATTTTGTAGGAAAGAAAAATCTTGAGATCAGAAGAAGATCTGATCATGAGATATTCAGGGGATTCGTGCTTTCTGACGGGATTCCAAGAAATGGCAATCCAATAAAAGCAGGCGGGAAGAGGGTTGGAACCGTCACCAGCGGAACAATTTCTCCAGTACTCAATAAGGGCATAGCTCTTGGATACATAGATAAAGCGTATTCAAAAGAAAATACGGAAGTTATGATAGAGATAAGATCCGTAGATCACAAGGCTGTCGTTACAAAGCCTAGGATTGTGAAATGA
- a CDS encoding V-type ATP synthase subunit A yields MGKIIRISGPVVVAEDVEDAKMYDVVKVGEMGLIGEIIKIEGNRSTIQVYEDTAGIRPDEKVENTRRPLSVELGPGILKSIYDGIQRPLDVIKITSGDFIARGLNPPALDRQKKWEFVPAVKKGETVFPGQILGTVQETSLITHRIMVPEGISGKVTMIADGEHRVEDVIATVSGNGKSYDIQMMTTWPVRKARRVQRKLPPEIPLVTGQRVIDALFPVAKGGTAAVPGPFGSGKCVSGDTPVLLDAGERRIGDLFMEAIQDQKNAVEIGQNEEIVRLHDPLRIYSMVGSEIVESVSHAIYHGKSNAIVTVRTENGREVRVTPVHKLFVKIGNSVIERPASEVNEGDEIACASVSENGDSQTVTTTLVLTFDRVVSKEMHSGVFDVYDLMVPDYGYNFIGGNGLIVLHNTVIQHQLAKWSDANIVVYIGCGERGNEMTEILTTFPELKDPNTGQPLMDRTVLIANTSNMPVAAREASIYTGITIAEYYRDMGYDVALMADSTSRWAEALREISGRLEEMPGEEGYPAYLGRRVSEFYERSGRARLVSPDERYGSITVIGAVSPPGGDISEPVSQNTLRVTRVFWALDAALANRRHFPSINWLNSYSLYTEDLRSWYDKNVSSEWSALRERAMEILQRESELQEVAQLVGYDAMPEKEKSILDVARIIREDFLQQSAFDEIDAYCSLKKQYLMLKAIMEIDTYQNKALDSGATMDNLASLAVREKLSRMKIVPEAQVESYYNDLVEEIHKEYGNFIGEKNAEASL; encoded by the coding sequence ATGGGAAAGATAATCAGAATTTCAGGTCCAGTAGTCGTGGCTGAAGATGTTGAAGACGCCAAGATGTACGATGTTGTCAAGGTCGGAGAGATGGGCCTCATCGGTGAGATAATAAAGATTGAGGGGAACAGATCGACCATACAGGTCTATGAGGATACTGCAGGCATAAGGCCTGACGAAAAGGTTGAGAACACCAGGAGGCCGCTGTCGGTGGAGCTCGGCCCAGGCATACTCAAATCGATATACGATGGAATACAGAGGCCACTGGATGTGATCAAGATCACTTCTGGAGATTTCATAGCTCGCGGTCTGAACCCACCCGCACTTGACAGGCAGAAGAAGTGGGAGTTTGTTCCCGCTGTAAAAAAAGGAGAGACGGTCTTTCCTGGCCAGATACTCGGTACCGTGCAGGAAACCTCGCTGATAACCCACAGGATAATGGTTCCCGAGGGTATTTCAGGAAAGGTGACGATGATCGCCGATGGGGAGCACAGGGTTGAGGATGTGATAGCGACGGTATCAGGAAATGGCAAGAGCTACGATATTCAGATGATGACAACGTGGCCCGTCAGGAAGGCGAGGAGGGTGCAGAGGAAACTGCCTCCAGAGATCCCGCTGGTAACGGGACAGAGGGTAATAGATGCGCTTTTCCCCGTGGCGAAGGGCGGAACTGCCGCCGTACCCGGGCCATTCGGAAGTGGAAAATGTGTGTCTGGCGATACACCGGTACTTCTGGATGCCGGCGAGAGGAGGATAGGCGACCTGTTCATGGAGGCCATTCAGGACCAAAAGAACGCGGTCGAAATAGGCCAGAACGAAGAGATAGTCCGGCTCCATGATCCGCTGCGCATATATTCCATGGTCGGTTCTGAAATAGTCGAAAGCGTCTCTCACGCCATATATCACGGAAAGAGCAATGCCATTGTAACCGTTAGGACGGAGAATGGAAGAGAGGTCAGGGTGACACCTGTCCACAAACTCTTTGTTAAAATTGGAAACTCTGTAATCGAGAGGCCAGCCTCAGAGGTGAATGAGGGCGATGAAATAGCATGCGCAAGCGTAAGTGAGAACGGTGATTCCCAAACCGTCACCACAACGCTGGTATTGACATTCGATAGAGTGGTATCAAAGGAAATGCATAGCGGCGTATTCGATGTCTACGATCTGATGGTTCCGGATTATGGATACAACTTCATAGGCGGAAATGGCCTCATAGTCCTTCACAACACCGTGATACAACACCAGCTGGCAAAATGGAGCGATGCAAACATAGTTGTTTACATAGGCTGTGGCGAGCGCGGAAATGAGATGACTGAAATACTCACCACCTTCCCGGAGCTGAAAGATCCTAACACGGGCCAGCCGCTGATGGACAGGACTGTCCTTATAGCCAACACTTCTAATATGCCCGTGGCAGCAAGAGAGGCGAGCATATACACAGGTATAACGATAGCGGAGTACTACAGGGACATGGGATACGACGTTGCCCTGATGGCAGACAGCACATCACGCTGGGCGGAGGCACTCAGGGAGATCTCAGGCAGGCTGGAGGAGATGCCGGGAGAAGAGGGATATCCTGCCTATCTGGGTAGAAGGGTTTCAGAATTCTACGAGAGATCCGGAAGGGCGAGGCTCGTATCGCCGGATGAGAGGTACGGATCAATAACGGTTATCGGTGCTGTATCACCGCCGGGAGGAGACATATCCGAGCCGGTATCGCAGAACACCCTGCGTGTAACAAGGGTATTCTGGGCTCTGGATGCCGCCCTGGCCAACAGGAGGCATTTTCCATCGATAAACTGGCTCAACAGCTATTCGCTTTACACCGAGGATCTGAGATCCTGGTACGATAAGAACGTATCATCCGAATGGTCTGCTCTAAGGGAAAGAGCGATGGAAATACTGCAGCGGGAGAGCGAGCTCCAGGAGGTCGCACAGCTCGTTGGATACGATGCCATGCCTGAAAAAGAGAAATCAATACTGGACGTTGCCAGGATAATAAGGGAGGACTTCCTGCAGCAGAGCGCGTTCGACGAGATCGATGCTTACTGCTCCCTGAAAAAGCAGTACCTCATGCTGAAGGCAATAATGGAGATCGATACCTATCAGAACAAGGCGCTCGACTCCGGCGCAACAATGGATAACCTGGCTTCTCTTGCAGTTAGGGAGAAACTCTCGAGGATGAAGATAGTGCCAGAGGCGCAGGTAGAATCCTATTACAATGATCTTGTTGAGGAGATCCACAAGGAGTATGGAAATTTCATTGGTGAGAAAAATGCCGAAGCTAGCCTATAA
- a CDS encoding V-type ATP synthase subunit F, which translates to MESCITVIGERDVVLGFRLLGIQHTIIAEGKDLLKKFLEVFQNPQCNIIIVSENVKNMMDKRTLRSVEISSKPLVVFIPLPGVREEETIEEMAKRILGIDIGNV; encoded by the coding sequence TTGGAGAGCTGCATAACTGTCATAGGCGAAAGGGACGTTGTCCTCGGATTCAGGCTCCTCGGTATTCAGCACACCATAATAGCTGAGGGCAAGGATCTTCTGAAGAAGTTTCTGGAGGTCTTTCAGAACCCTCAGTGCAATATAATAATCGTTTCCGAAAATGTGAAGAACATGATGGATAAAAGGACGCTGAGAAGCGTGGAGATCTCGTCAAAGCCGCTGGTAGTCTTCATACCCCTTCCAGGCGTAAGGGAGGAGGAGACCATAGAGGAGATGGCGAAGAGGATCCTCGGTATTGATATTGGAAATGTTTGA
- a CDS encoding V-type ATP synthase subunit C, with protein MDSTYIGSYGRLRVYQTEFFSRQQIDQMLSMTDPKDVSAFLYNGPYREDYDSLSAVFKDPDLTEMAINRHMVRNNRLVLFAIPPLAKNAVVAYLSKWDIENIKTVISAKFLGHGIREAEPFLVSFRDIPLGIMSGTLTNEDYRNMINLPNIEAILNYLARFGYGTYMMQFLEDYRKTGDISPMLYSLDRYYYMNLLSALKYYRGDEAPVLNYVRSDIDRQNIVTMLKGKVLKIPFERMSSGIIDGGNIGVNRLREIYSSQDAVSVADALKQYYDLEEPKKKYMETGDLYHFDIAIRNIIARRFLDTMSMLPLSLDSLFYFILRSEIERHNLRTIYLSKVNGMPREITESLLITEMM; from the coding sequence ATGGATTCAACTTACATAGGGTCCTATGGCAGGCTCCGTGTTTATCAGACAGAGTTTTTCAGCAGGCAGCAAATAGATCAGATGCTGTCAATGACTGATCCAAAGGATGTGTCTGCCTTTCTCTACAACGGTCCTTACAGGGAAGATTATGACAGCCTGTCCGCGGTCTTCAAGGATCCTGATCTGACCGAGATGGCAATAAACAGGCACATGGTCAGGAACAATCGCCTGGTGCTTTTTGCCATCCCGCCTCTGGCGAAGAATGCCGTGGTGGCTTATCTCAGCAAATGGGATATAGAGAATATCAAGACCGTCATATCCGCAAAATTCCTGGGGCACGGGATAAGGGAAGCTGAGCCTTTCCTTGTGAGCTTTCGCGACATACCGCTTGGTATAATGAGCGGAACACTCACCAACGAGGATTACAGGAACATGATAAATCTGCCCAACATAGAGGCTATACTCAATTACCTTGCAAGGTTCGGATACGGTACGTACATGATGCAGTTCCTGGAAGATTACAGGAAGACCGGTGATATATCACCGATGCTCTATTCGCTGGATCGCTATTACTACATGAATCTGCTGTCGGCCCTGAAGTATTACAGGGGCGACGAGGCGCCTGTTCTCAATTATGTGCGATCGGACATAGATCGCCAGAACATAGTGACTATGCTGAAGGGAAAGGTGCTTAAGATACCGTTTGAAAGGATGTCCTCAGGCATAATCGATGGGGGTAACATAGGCGTTAACCGGTTGCGGGAGATCTACTCATCCCAGGACGCCGTTTCCGTTGCGGATGCTCTGAAGCAGTACTACGATCTCGAAGAGCCAAAGAAGAAATACATGGAAACAGGCGATCTCTACCATTTTGATATAGCGATCCGCAACATAATTGCCAGAAGGTTCCTTGACACCATGTCCATGCTGCCTCTGTCGCTGGACAGCCTGTTCTACTTCATACTGAGGAGCGAGATTGAAAGGCACAACCTAAGGACAATATATTTGTCCAAGGTGAACGGCATGCCAAGGGAGATCACGGAAAGCCTGCTGATAACGGAGATGATGTGA
- the pdxT gene encoding pyridoxal 5'-phosphate synthase glutaminase subunit PdxT: MNIGVLGFQGDVQEHMDMLKKLSRKNRDLTLTHVKRVIDLEHVDALIIPGGESTTIYKLTLEYGLYDAIVKRSAEGMPIMATCAGLILVSKNTNDERVRGMGLLDVTIRRNAYGRQVMSFETDIEINGIGMFPAVFIRAPVIEDSGKTEVLGTLDGKPVIVKQGNVIGMTFHPELTGDTRLHEYFINMVRGRGGYISTADVKR; the protein is encoded by the coding sequence ATGAACATTGGAGTTCTTGGCTTTCAGGGAGATGTGCAGGAACACATGGATATGCTGAAAAAATTATCCAGAAAGAACAGAGACCTTACATTAACCCACGTAAAAAGGGTTATCGATCTGGAACACGTAGATGCGCTCATAATACCTGGAGGAGAAAGTACGACTATATACAAGCTTACTCTGGAATACGGCCTTTACGACGCCATAGTGAAGAGATCTGCCGAAGGTATGCCGATTATGGCCACATGCGCCGGCCTGATACTCGTATCGAAGAATACAAATGATGAAAGGGTCAGAGGTATGGGCCTACTGGATGTGACCATAAGAAGGAATGCCTATGGAAGACAGGTCATGTCCTTCGAAACGGACATAGAAATAAATGGAATCGGCATGTTTCCGGCCGTATTCATAAGGGCTCCGGTAATAGAGGATTCTGGAAAAACCGAGGTTCTTGGTACGCTGGATGGAAAGCCCGTTATCGTCAAACAGGGGAATGTGATAGGGATGACATTTCATCCAGAGCTCACCGGCGATACAAGGCTGCATGAATACTTCATAAACATGGTGAGGGGGAGAGGGGGGTACATTTCCACTGCAGATGTGAAAAGGTGA
- a CDS encoding V-type ATP synthase subunit D, whose amino-acid sequence MEEGVNMDIRPTRIELIRTRRRIRLAKKGLDLLKMKRSALIYEFLQISRTIRGMKENLRKEVVEALNIIKVASVLEGSLALERIANMSSDSRINVNSRNVMGVNIPTLEVSYNLSILSDVYRTVSVPVAIDDSIRRFQKLFYDLILIVEKENSLRNLLMEIDRTKRRSNAIENILIPRLEYQAKMIKMTLDERERDTFTTLKTIKKKIEAEND is encoded by the coding sequence ATGGAAGAAGGAGTGAACATGGACATACGACCGACAAGGATAGAACTGATACGCACCAGGAGGAGAATAAGGCTTGCAAAGAAGGGCCTTGACCTTCTGAAGATGAAGAGGTCCGCCCTTATATACGAATTCCTGCAGATAAGCAGAACCATAAGGGGCATGAAGGAGAACCTCAGAAAGGAGGTTGTTGAAGCCCTGAACATCATAAAGGTGGCCAGCGTCCTGGAGGGGTCCCTTGCACTGGAGCGCATAGCGAACATGTCAAGCGATTCCAGGATAAATGTCAACTCCAGAAATGTCATGGGCGTAAATATACCCACCCTTGAGGTCTCATACAACCTGTCCATATTATCGGACGTTTACCGTACAGTGTCTGTCCCGGTTGCCATAGATGATTCCATACGCAGGTTTCAGAAGCTGTTCTACGATCTCATTCTGATAGTGGAAAAGGAGAACTCTCTGCGCAACCTGCTGATGGAGATAGACAGAACAAAGAGAAGGAGCAACGCTATAGAGAATATACTGATACCCAGGCTTGAGTATCAGGCGAAGATGATAAAGATGACCCTGGATGAGAGGGAGAGGGATACCTTCACCACGCTTAAAACCATAAAGAAGAAGATAGAGGCTGAGAATGATTAG
- a CDS encoding V-type ATP synthase subunit E — MSLEEVLKDIERDKEEKKKEIADAASRETAKIEKEREEKIQILQREYENRMREEGSRLYNSIIDKANVEARNIVRMRVQEILDQYGAKADELIKNLAKTKEYDDVLKKMIEVSRKALGPDCIVKVNTADKGRISDGNIKFEDIDPYGGVLATSRDGKIELDLRISSIRRDILERFKVRLYSMIED; from the coding sequence ATGTCCCTCGAAGAAGTGCTGAAGGATATCGAACGCGACAAGGAAGAAAAGAAGAAAGAGATAGCAGATGCTGCGTCCAGGGAGACGGCAAAGATAGAGAAGGAGAGGGAAGAAAAGATCCAGATTCTGCAGAGGGAATACGAGAACAGGATGAGGGAAGAGGGCAGCAGGCTGTACAATTCCATAATCGACAAGGCGAATGTGGAGGCCAGGAACATCGTGAGGATGAGGGTTCAGGAGATCCTGGACCAGTATGGCGCAAAGGCCGATGAACTGATAAAGAATCTGGCCAAAACAAAGGAATACGATGATGTCCTGAAGAAGATGATCGAGGTATCCAGAAAGGCCCTCGGGCCAGACTGCATTGTGAAGGTGAACACAGCCGATAAGGGCCGCATCTCTGATGGAAACATAAAGTTCGAGGATATAGATCCGTATGGGGGCGTACTGGCAACCTCCAGAGACGGAAAGATAGAACTCGATCTGAGAATATCAAGCATAAGGCGCGATATTCTTGAACGGTTCAAGGTGCGGCTTTATTCAATGATAGAGGATTGA
- a CDS encoding V-type ATP synthase subunit B: MPKLAYKSVSQISGPLLFVENVPNAAYNEMVDIELENGETRQGQVLDTRKGLAIVQIFGATTGIGTQGTTVKFRGETARLPISEDMLGRVFNGIGEPIDGGPEIIAKERMEITSNAINPYSREEPSEFIETGISAIDGMNTLVRGQKLPIFSGSGLPHNQLAAQIARQAKVLDSSENFAVVFGAMGITSEEANYFTNQFRETGALSRSVMFLNLSSDPSMERIILPRIALTTAEYLAFQKGMHILVILTDMTNYCEALREISAAREEVPGRRGYPGYMYTDLSTIYERAGKLKGNNGSITQIPILTMPGDDITHPVPDLTGYITEGQIVISRDLNRKDMYPGIDVLLSLSRLMNQGIGKGRTREDHRGLADQLYAAYASGKDLRSLTAIVGEEALSQNDRKYLHFADTFESRYIKQGFFEDRSIEDTLGLGWDLLADLPVQDMKRVKPDHIQKYGRWKKE, encoded by the coding sequence ATGCCGAAGCTAGCCTATAAATCTGTTTCACAAATAAGTGGCCCACTGCTCTTCGTTGAGAACGTGCCAAATGCCGCTTACAACGAGATGGTTGACATCGAACTTGAGAACGGGGAAACCAGGCAGGGGCAGGTTCTGGACACCAGGAAGGGCCTCGCCATAGTGCAGATATTCGGTGCAACAACCGGTATAGGCACTCAGGGAACCACTGTTAAATTCAGGGGAGAGACCGCCAGGCTTCCTATATCTGAGGACATGCTGGGCAGGGTATTCAATGGCATTGGCGAGCCCATAGACGGTGGCCCTGAGATAATAGCAAAGGAGAGAATGGAGATCACCAGCAACGCCATAAACCCTTATTCAAGGGAGGAACCTTCCGAATTCATAGAAACCGGAATTTCGGCAATAGACGGAATGAATACGCTTGTTAGGGGCCAGAAGCTGCCCATATTCTCCGGTTCCGGGCTGCCGCACAACCAGCTTGCCGCTCAGATAGCAAGGCAGGCAAAGGTTCTGGATTCCTCAGAGAATTTCGCGGTTGTCTTCGGTGCAATGGGCATAACGAGCGAGGAGGCTAATTATTTCACGAACCAGTTCAGGGAAACTGGTGCGCTATCAAGATCGGTCATGTTCCTTAACCTCTCTTCGGATCCGTCCATGGAGAGGATCATCCTGCCCAGGATAGCACTCACAACTGCAGAGTACCTGGCATTCCAGAAGGGCATGCACATACTCGTAATATTGACGGATATGACGAACTACTGTGAGGCCCTTCGTGAGATATCTGCCGCCAGGGAGGAGGTTCCGGGAAGAAGGGGCTACCCAGGATACATGTACACGGATCTGAGCACCATATACGAGAGGGCAGGAAAGCTGAAGGGAAACAATGGATCCATAACGCAGATCCCCATACTCACCATGCCAGGCGACGATATAACGCATCCCGTGCCGGATCTCACAGGCTACATAACCGAGGGCCAGATAGTGATTTCAAGAGATCTCAACAGAAAGGACATGTATCCAGGCATAGACGTGCTCCTCTCCCTCTCAAGGCTGATGAACCAGGGCATAGGGAAGGGAAGGACAAGGGAGGATCATAGGGGCCTGGCGGATCAGCTTTACGCTGCATACGCTTCAGGAAAGGATCTGAGATCACTGACTGCAATCGTTGGTGAGGAGGCCCTCAGCCAGAACGACAGAAAGTATCTTCACTTTGCAGACACCTTTGAGTCAAGGTACATCAAGCAGGGGTTCTTCGAGGATCGCTCAATAGAGGATACGCTTGGCCTGGGATGGGATCTTCTTGCTGATCTTCCTGTTCAGGACATGAAGAGGGTTAAGCCTGATCACATCCAGAAGTATGGCAGATGGAAGAAGGAGTGA
- a CDS encoding V-type ATP synthase subunit I has protein sequence MLRPVKMEKIRIIAPYSYRDPVISALHDLGVMQIEEMREDVDRLLSPAKASEQAKTVMDYLQKFRGYENILPKRPVRTRAKFTSLADILNEASKINIDDDIRIAVNRENDIAAAMKDIDSRLSALEYMKGYDFDVSIFNGKHFESYIIPDKNVDIKAFSSLNAEIVPLKNAFIITVAEDRTQDLSRIANSIGARLIHIPDLKGKPDDVIAMLNDERAKLDQAMQEIRKHLGDLSDKYYEKIAQIREALEIEAKKIDVEDKLKGTEYTFAVEGWIPSDSFGRVSDAINRVTGNSCIISTVKTNEMPPTLLRNPRRISLFEFFIKFYSLPEGTEYDPTLIFALVFPVFFGLMVGDWGYGLAILLISLFIIHRVDHPPAKSHIPRVISRFVLMIMSPQSLKTLAKALIPSSIVAIIAGLLFNEFFGFAILPFTVFHVYAVLPKLMLIAGYIGLGMVVFGFILGFIEDLWMKDVKGAMDRLGWLFFAVGIATIGLNLIHHDLTFSVSTGISNLIAVALIVIGIPLIAIKEKSQGFIEMPSIISHILSYLRLVGILIASVVIAEIIDLVFMKSIVSHSIGLAIAGVVILIFGQMFNLILAVFEPGIQGARLIYVEFFSKFYHGNGRMFRPFRSQRKYTEDGLDFDKAR, from the coding sequence ATGCTGAGACCAGTTAAGATGGAGAAGATCAGGATCATAGCCCCGTATTCCTACAGGGATCCTGTCATATCCGCCCTTCATGACCTGGGCGTCATGCAGATAGAGGAGATGAGGGAAGATGTTGACAGGCTTCTGTCTCCTGCCAAAGCTTCGGAACAGGCAAAAACCGTTATGGATTACCTGCAGAAGTTCCGAGGATACGAGAACATACTTCCGAAGAGGCCAGTGAGAACAAGAGCCAAATTCACCTCTCTTGCAGATATCCTCAACGAGGCATCCAAGATAAACATAGACGATGATATACGCATAGCTGTGAACAGGGAAAACGACATTGCAGCAGCCATGAAGGATATCGATAGCAGGCTTTCTGCGCTTGAATACATGAAGGGATATGATTTCGACGTATCCATATTCAACGGGAAGCACTTCGAGTCTTACATAATACCTGATAAGAATGTGGATATCAAGGCGTTCTCCAGCCTGAACGCAGAAATTGTGCCGCTGAAGAATGCATTCATAATAACCGTGGCTGAGGACAGAACACAGGATCTCAGCAGGATCGCCAATTCGATTGGAGCAAGGCTCATTCACATTCCAGATCTCAAGGGAAAGCCTGATGATGTAATAGCTATGCTCAATGACGAAAGGGCAAAGCTGGATCAGGCAATGCAGGAGATAAGAAAGCACCTTGGCGATCTTTCCGATAAATATTATGAGAAGATAGCCCAGATCAGGGAAGCCCTGGAGATCGAGGCAAAGAAGATAGATGTGGAGGATAAATTAAAAGGAACTGAGTACACATTTGCCGTGGAGGGGTGGATACCATCAGATTCGTTCGGCAGAGTGAGCGATGCCATCAACAGAGTTACTGGGAACAGCTGCATAATAAGCACAGTGAAGACCAACGAGATGCCGCCAACCCTGCTCAGAAATCCCAGGAGGATCTCGCTTTTCGAATTCTTCATCAAATTCTATTCGCTTCCAGAGGGTACGGAGTATGATCCTACGCTCATATTCGCACTGGTCTTTCCCGTATTCTTCGGGTTGATGGTCGGTGATTGGGGCTACGGGCTGGCCATCCTGCTGATCTCTCTTTTCATAATACACCGCGTTGATCATCCACCGGCAAAGAGTCACATACCCAGAGTCATAAGCAGATTTGTTCTGATGATAATGTCGCCGCAATCCCTGAAGACGCTGGCAAAGGCCCTGATTCCGTCATCCATAGTAGCAATCATAGCTGGCTTACTTTTCAATGAATTCTTCGGATTCGCTATCCTGCCATTCACCGTTTTCCATGTGTACGCGGTTCTTCCGAAGCTGATGCTGATCGCCGGATACATAGGCCTTGGCATGGTGGTATTCGGCTTCATACTCGGATTCATTGAGGATTTGTGGATGAAGGATGTCAAGGGAGCCATGGATAGACTCGGATGGCTTTTCTTTGCGGTTGGAATCGCAACCATAGGGCTTAACCTGATACACCACGATCTGACGTTCAGCGTAAGTACCGGGATATCGAATCTGATTGCAGTTGCACTGATAGTTATCGGCATACCTCTGATAGCCATCAAGGAGAAGTCGCAGGGATTCATAGAGATGCCTTCCATAATAAGCCACATACTCTCATATCTCAGGCTTGTGGGAATACTGATAGCCAGCGTCGTCATCGCTGAGATAATAGACCTGGTATTCATGAAGAGCATAGTTTCGCATTCCATCGGGCTTGCCATCGCCGGTGTTGTCATACTGATATTCGGGCAGATGTTCAACTTAATACTTGCAGTATTCGAGCCAGGAATACAGGGAGCAAGGCTGATATACGTGGAGTTCTTCTCAAAGTTCTACCACGGAAACGGAAGAATGTTCAGGCCATTCAGGAGCCAGAGAAAATACACCGAGGATGGCCTCGATTTTGATAAGGCTAGATAA